A portion of the Calothrix sp. 336/3 genome contains these proteins:
- the phoU gene encoding phosphate signaling complex protein PhoU, with the protein MFEITSVKALLSNHDSGRPQLTREIRRLERDILRMGALVEKSFRLSHQALCDRDLTAAKQLPLLDKKIDRFYKQIESDCAAIMTLQAPVAQDLRCLSAFMQLVRDLERIGDYAQDLAEISIKLFPYPPHIALGEIAVMSHHAQAMLATSLVALADLDEEGGRSIKRLDDAVDHAYEHLYQTLAQERDVPGVVEPILLLVLAIRCLERMADHATNIGQRVAYIVTGQR; encoded by the coding sequence ATGTTTGAGATTACAAGCGTGAAAGCACTTTTATCAAATCACGATTCTGGAAGACCCCAACTCACACGAGAGATTAGACGTTTAGAGCGTGATATCTTACGGATGGGTGCTTTAGTAGAAAAATCCTTTCGTTTAAGTCATCAAGCACTGTGCGATCGCGATTTAACCGCAGCCAAGCAGTTACCGCTTTTGGATAAGAAAATAGACCGTTTTTATAAGCAAATTGAATCAGATTGCGCCGCCATTATGACATTACAGGCTCCTGTAGCTCAAGATTTGCGGTGTCTCAGTGCTTTTATGCAATTAGTGCGAGATTTAGAGCGCATAGGGGATTATGCCCAAGATTTGGCAGAAATTTCCATTAAGCTGTTCCCCTATCCTCCCCATATTGCCCTGGGAGAGATTGCTGTCATGTCTCACCATGCTCAAGCTATGCTGGCTACTAGTCTAGTTGCCCTTGCGGATTTAGACGAAGAAGGTGGCAGGAGTATCAAACGTTTGGATGATGCTGTGGATCATGCCTATGAGCATCTGTATCAAACTTTGGCACAAGAACGTGATGTTCCAGGTGTGGTAGAACCTATTTTACTCCTGGTTTTGGCAATTCGTTGCCTAGAAAGAATGGCAGACCATGCTACAAATATTGGTCAACGAGTAGCATATATTGTCACGGGGCAAAGATGA
- a CDS encoding winged helix-turn-helix domain-containing protein — translation MYTTESTKYQPTTDIGQKSRILVVEDEDLIREMLVMALEEEGYGVVTASDGRMAVEHLKSVEQNLGELSFDLVILDLMLPQINGLDICRLLRYQGNPVPILMLSAKGSETDRVLGLEVGADDYLTKPFSMRELIARCRALLRRQRLSSLPQLPVLQYKDINLYPQECRVLVRGQEVNLSPKEFRLLELFMSYARRVWSREQLLDQVWGPDFVGDSKTVDVHIRWLREKLELDPSRPEYIVTVRGFGYRFG, via the coding sequence ATGTATACAACCGAGTCAACCAAGTACCAACCGACAACGGATATCGGACAAAAGAGTCGTATCTTGGTAGTAGAAGATGAAGACTTAATCCGAGAAATGTTAGTGATGGCATTAGAGGAAGAAGGTTACGGTGTTGTAACTGCCTCTGATGGACGGATGGCGGTAGAACATCTCAAAAGTGTTGAGCAAAATTTGGGAGAGCTAAGTTTTGATTTGGTAATCCTGGATTTGATGCTACCTCAAATTAATGGTCTGGATATTTGCCGTTTATTGCGCTACCAAGGAAACCCCGTACCCATTTTGATGTTAAGCGCAAAAGGCAGCGAAACTGACCGTGTATTAGGTTTGGAAGTAGGAGCAGATGACTACTTAACTAAGCCTTTCAGTATGCGTGAACTGATTGCTCGGTGTCGAGCGCTACTGCGGCGGCAGCGTCTCAGTAGTTTACCTCAGTTACCTGTTTTACAGTACAAAGATATTAATCTTTATCCTCAAGAATGTCGGGTGTTAGTGCGTGGACAAGAAGTTAACTTGTCTCCCAAGGAATTTCGGCTGCTAGAATTATTCATGAGCTATGCCCGACGGGTATGGTCACGGGAGCAATTACTCGATCAGGTATGGGGTCCTGATTTTGTCGGTGATAGCAAAACTGTGGATGTGCATATTCGTTGGTTGCGCGAGAAGTTAGAATTAGATCCAAGTCGTCCCGAATATATTGTTACAGTTCGTGGTTTTGGTTATAGATTTGGATAA
- a CDS encoding homocysteine biosynthesis protein — MRSLSEINEKILQKRAVVLTVAEVKQQVAEKGVAKVAQEVDVITTGTFEPMESSGAIINLGHTDPPIKIRRCWLDGVPVYSGFGAVDLYLGASSAAEVMEGEEVRERGGGHVIEELIAGKAIQVRAQGQVTDCYPRATFETTITRDTINQFYLYNPRNLYQNFIVGVNGGDRPLYTYLGLLQPRLSNAVYSNPGAISPLFNDPDLQSVGVGTKIFLGGGIGYIAWEGTQHFPLQKRLPNGTPIGPAATLALIGDAKQMSPQWVRGCYFKNYGPSLMLGVGVPFPVLNQEIIARCAVLDQDIVAPIVDFSIPRRVRPTFGLVSYAQLKSGRITIEGRTVRTAPLVSLYLSQQVAEELKQWITAGEFTLTESVAPIPMTRSFLPQDRWTEF, encoded by the coding sequence ATGCGATCGCTGTCGGAAATTAACGAAAAAATTCTCCAAAAACGTGCAGTTGTCTTGACGGTAGCAGAGGTAAAACAGCAAGTTGCAGAAAAGGGAGTAGCAAAAGTTGCCCAGGAAGTCGATGTAATTACGACTGGGACTTTTGAACCTATGGAGTCAAGCGGCGCTATCATCAACCTCGGACACACCGACCCACCAATTAAGATTCGCCGTTGTTGGTTGGATGGTGTCCCTGTATACTCAGGTTTCGGCGCTGTGGATTTATACCTGGGCGCTAGCAGTGCAGCAGAGGTGATGGAGGGAGAAGAAGTTCGAGAGCGGGGTGGCGGTCATGTAATTGAAGAATTAATTGCTGGCAAAGCGATTCAAGTACGTGCCCAAGGTCAAGTTACTGATTGTTATCCTAGGGCAACCTTTGAAACGACAATCACCCGTGATACTATCAACCAATTTTATCTCTACAATCCTCGCAATCTCTATCAGAATTTCATTGTTGGGGTGAATGGTGGCGATCGCCCTCTATATACTTACCTCGGTCTATTACAACCCCGTCTGAGTAACGCCGTCTACTCCAACCCTGGAGCAATCTCTCCCCTATTTAATGACCCAGATTTACAGTCAGTTGGTGTCGGGACTAAAATTTTTCTCGGTGGTGGAATTGGTTACATCGCCTGGGAAGGAACTCAGCATTTTCCCCTACAAAAACGTTTACCCAACGGTACACCCATCGGTCCAGCCGCTACCCTAGCATTAATTGGTGATGCCAAACAAATGAGTCCCCAGTGGGTACGAGGCTGCTACTTTAAAAATTATGGTCCCTCCCTGATGTTAGGTGTGGGTGTACCTTTCCCGGTTCTCAACCAAGAGATTATCGCTAGATGTGCGGTCTTAGACCAAGATATTGTCGCCCCTATCGTCGATTTTTCTATCCCTAGGCGAGTCCGTCCCACCTTCGGTTTAGTTAGTTACGCTCAACTCAAATCTGGACGTATCACTATTGAAGGTCGCACAGTTCGCACTGCTCCCCTCGTCAGTTTATACCTCTCCCAACAAGTTGCCGAAGAACTGAAACAATGGATTACAGCTGGAGAATTTACCCTCACCGAATCAGTTGCCCCTATTCCCATGACTCGGTCTTTTTTGCCCCAAGACCGTTGGACAGAGTTTTAA
- a CDS encoding cell wall metabolism sensor histidine kinase WalK, which yields MSGLHFFLGLSVGLAFWVWQQIQLKRQIGNLPRSLSLELADVDLPLIPRLRQEISAVKEQREQLKIQVRDYQELLEFAPTAYLQVDEENQLLGCNKVAREILQLQRWQSGQVRLLLEVVRSYELDRLIEQTRDRQEPQMREWVFHPPCENAAAMLEVKSLQLRATSLPLSDGQVGVFLENLQPLIDISRNRDRTLSDLAHELRTPLTSIRLVVETLQNRLQPPLDKFANRLLPEVDRLINLVQSWLELNQLEVNPSLHIQAQPTEIHSLVVSAWETLEPIAQRRKVQIIYTGGEEVWINADKSKIYQVFLNLLDNSLKYSPPCGNIHVEVKILYSNNINILKENNSHNLEINIIDAGIGFSDKDLPYIFERFYRGDQSRSRTSDAEHPSPTVTVGSGLGLAIVQQIILAHGGTIKAMNHPETGGAWLQILLPGVMSNS from the coding sequence ATGTCTGGATTACATTTTTTTCTTGGTTTAAGCGTGGGATTGGCGTTTTGGGTGTGGCAACAGATACAACTAAAACGCCAAATCGGTAATTTACCGCGATCGCTATCTCTGGAACTTGCCGATGTGGATTTGCCCTTGATTCCTCGTTTACGGCAAGAAATTTCTGCTGTCAAGGAGCAGCGAGAGCAATTAAAAATTCAGGTGCGAGACTATCAAGAGTTGCTGGAGTTCGCACCCACAGCTTATTTACAGGTAGACGAAGAAAATCAATTATTAGGCTGCAACAAAGTTGCTAGGGAAATTTTACAGCTCCAGAGGTGGCAATCGGGACAAGTGCGTTTGTTGCTGGAGGTGGTGCGCTCCTATGAATTGGATCGACTGATAGAGCAAACCCGCGATCGCCAGGAACCGCAGATGCGAGAGTGGGTGTTTCACCCCCCTTGTGAGAACGCTGCCGCAATGTTAGAAGTAAAGTCGTTGCAATTGAGGGCGACAAGTCTGCCATTATCAGATGGTCAAGTTGGTGTTTTTCTTGAGAATCTCCAGCCCCTCATAGATATTAGTCGCAATCGCGATCGCACCCTATCTGACCTGGCTCACGAGTTAAGAACACCTCTCACTTCTATTCGCTTAGTCGTAGAAACATTGCAAAATCGCCTGCAACCACCCCTAGACAAATTCGCCAACCGTCTCTTACCAGAGGTGGATCGTCTCATCAATCTTGTACAAAGTTGGTTAGAACTTAACCAATTAGAAGTTAATCCTAGTTTACATATTCAAGCTCAACCAACGGAAATACATTCCTTGGTGGTTTCGGCTTGGGAGACTTTAGAACCAATTGCCCAGCGTCGTAAAGTGCAGATTATCTATACAGGTGGGGAAGAAGTCTGGATTAATGCTGACAAGTCAAAAATTTACCAAGTTTTTCTCAATCTATTGGATAACAGTTTAAAATACAGTCCCCCTTGTGGAAATATCCATGTAGAAGTTAAAATCCTTTACTCGAATAATATCAATATACTTAAGGAAAACAACTCACATAATCTGGAGATTAATATTATCGACGCTGGAATTGGTTTTTCCGATAAAGATTTGCCCTATATCTTTGAGCGTTTTTATCGAGGAGATCAATCCCGTTCCCGGACATCTGATGCTGAACATCCCTCTCCCACAGTCACAGTCGGTAGTGGTTTAGGTTTGGCGATCGTTCAACAAATTATTTTGGCTCACGGGGGTACTATCAAAGCTATGAATCACCCAGAAACTGGTGGAGCATGGTTACAAATATTACTTCCAGGGGTCATGTCAAATTCCTAA